GCCGGGGCAACAGTATTCACCGTTACGTTGTGCGGTGCCCACTCGACCGCGAGTCCTTTTGTCAAGGCCACAACTCCACCTTTGCTGCCGGAGTAAATTGTCCGTAACGGACCGCCCACCAGCGCCATCGTCGAAGTGATGTTAATAATCTTCCCGCTTTCTCGTTCGATCATCGGTTTCACAAGCGCCTGCGTGAGAAAAAATAACCCCTTGAGATTCAAATCGTAAACAGTGTCCCAATCGTCTTCTGTCACCTCAAGCGCAGGCTTCGGGCGGTTCGTACCAGCGTTATTGACAAGGACATCAACCCGTCCCCAGACATCGATCGCCTCTTGTGCACCGCGCTCAATTTCATCCATTTTGCTCGCATCGAAAACAACCGGTTCAGCCTTACCGCCCGCTGCCCGTATCTCTTCCGCAACCTCTTCGAGATCCGAGAGCGTCCGGCTATTCAGAATTACATCAGCACCCATCTGTGCCGCGGCGAGTGCGAGACCTCGACCAATGCCTTTACCCGCACCTGTAACCAACATCACCTTACCGTTAAGATCAAATCCGGGAAATGCCATAATAAACCTCCACTTTTTGTATAATGTTAGAACTTACGCACCTCAGTCGGGAATCGGAACTCCCTCCTACTAATCTAACCGTAGGCGGGGCGTCCCCGGTCACGGGATCCTCTCGGACTTGCCCCGCAACATTTTGTCGGGAATTGGGATTCTCTTTTACTGCGTAAGTCCCAAATGTGTGATCTGTAATTTCGAGAATTGAATTCCCCTATGTGAATTGATAAACCTATTTCTCTTTCTGAGCTAGAGCTAATTCTAATGTGTTTTCTAGTAACATTGCGCGTGTCATCGGACCGACGCCACCGGGGACAGGTGTGATAAAACCGGCGACCTCCTTGACACCCTCATAATCAACATCACCCACAAAGCCACCTTCAGTAATAGTAATTCCCACGTCAATCACAACCGCCCCCGGTTTTACCATGTCTGCTGTAGTCAACTTAGGTCTGCCGACTGCCGCAATCAAAATGTCCGCTTGCTGGGTCTCCGATGAGAGGTCGCGAGTCCTCGTGTGACAGTAGGTAACTGTCGCATTGCGGTTGAGAAGCATCAACCCAACAGGCTTGCCAACCAGACTGCTGCGCCCCACACAAACGGCACGACTCCCTTCAATCCCCACACCGGTTGATTCAATGAGGCGGATAATCCCTGCCGGTGTACACGGAACAGTCTGTTCACGGTTGATGAGAAGATTACCTAAGTTCATAAGAGTCAGACCGTCGGCGTCCTTTTCAGGAATAATTGCGTTGATAATGGCATCCCCATCAATTGAATCAGGAACAGGCATTTGAGCGATAATTCCGTGTATATCCTCACGATTGTTCAGCGCGTGAATTTGCTCTATGACCGCTGCCTGCGGTGTCTCCGCCGGCATTCGATGCACCTCCGAATGAAAGCCAACATACTGACAGTCTTTCTCCTTGTTGCTGACATAGACGGTCGAAGCGGGATCGTCTCCAACTTGTACCACCGCAAGTCCGGGGGTAAATTTGAGCTTCTTCACTTGGCGTCGAATTTCGCGCCGAACAGATCTGGCGAGCTGTTTTCCATCAATAATCTTTGCTCCAATTTCATCGGGTTCCAAGGCAACTGGCAATCGTAAATCCTCCTCGTCGAGTGATGTGGTCTTTTCAAAAATGCGATTTCCGTTCAAAATTGTTGCTGAAGTTTGCAGCGCGTTATTATATCATATCTTGTACCGTGTATCTATCATTTCTGCAATGTAGAGGTAGATTATGGTGAATTAGAGAAATAAGTGGACATTTCCCAAAGTCCCCCTCTTCCCCCCTGATAAGGGTGTGGGTACAGATTTTCTAATCTGTACATGTGCATCGGCAGTGTATAAGTAATTCTATAATCTACCATAGTTTGTCCGCCTATCAGACATTTTCCGCAACGCAGCAAAGATTGAAAACTTGAAGAAAGAAAAGTATCACGTAAACAAAAAGATAACCAGGCAAGTTAGACTCGAAAAATATCAATGTAACTCTTAATCTAAAGGCTCTGACTACTTCTTTTCTATCACACCTCTTCTGGCTCCCGGTATCTCTTCATGGGGAAACTTCTGGCAACGGCGCATTTCTTACTCATTGGCATTCTCATTTCCGTGTCCTACGCCGCAGAATCCGAGCGCGATCCGCTCCAATTACCGCCCCTTTCCCTTTTGCAGAAAACCGAATCTTTTCGATTCAAAGACCTGCCCGACCCTTTTATTCTCAAGCATTGGCCCCCCATCCGCGATAGCGAGCATATAACAATTAACGGTGCGAAACTCACCAAGAACTTGGATTACCTCATCGATTACGGTGCGGGAACGGTCAGGTTACTGAAAGACTACCCACCCGAAACCACCGTTCAAATTACCTATAAAGCCTTGCCCTTTGAAATTAAAAAGGGGTATAAACGAGACCTCTTTCGACAAGAGCAGCCGTTGGAACAACCGCCCAGTGAACTCAAACTTGAACCCCGTACAGATTTGACCCGACAACGTCCGCCAGAGTCAGTGCTGCCTCCGGTGCAGGTAACAGGAACTCAGACATTCGGCGTCTCGGCGGGCAGCAAGAGATCGCTGTCCCCGGAACACGCCTTGCGAATTAGCGTTGATGGCAAAGTCTCAGAGAACATCAGCGTCACAGCGCTCCTTTCAGATCAAGATCTGCCCATCCAACCCGAAGGCACAACCGAAGATATTCAGGATATTGATCAGAAACTCATCCGCATCACAAGCCCAAACGTCACAGGGCTGTTGGGCGATTTTGAGGGATCGCTCGGCGATACGGATATATTCTTTAACCGTGCGCTAGAGGGGGTGCAGGTCTCAGGAGATTTCAAGTGGGGAAAATTCAATCTTATACCGAGTGCCATCCCCAAGGGACAGTCTGCTAGTAAGACAATTAGGGGTGAAGAGGGGCGTAGCGAATATCGCATTGACGTCGAGGGTGAGTTTGTCATCGTGAAAGCGGGAACTGAAATTGTTTGGTTGAACGGTCAACGCATGCGGCGTGGAGAAAACAATGACTACGTAATCCGCGACTACGGCGATCCAATTATTGAATTCACAAGCAAACACTTAATCACAAGCAACGACATTATCCGTATCGATTTTGAATATATCCCCGAAGACTTGGCGTATCAGCGAAACCTGCAAGGCGTCAGCGGCTCGCTGAATCTGCCCGGCGGGCGTGTTACGGTTGGATTCGGATATGCTGTTGAATCAGATCTAAATGATCCGGAAAATGCGTTTATCATTATAGATGAACAGGAGTTTGAGGAGCTCCAGAGAAACGAGTTGGACGCGGACGGGGATGGAAATCTTCTCATCGCTCCACAACGACGCACCGTGTGGGATATTAACGGACGCCTCGATCTCACCGAAAGTCAAAGTTTTCTCCAACACGCCCCGACACTGGAAGGACAGATCGCCTTCGGTGCATTGGATCGAAACACTTTCTCCAACCAAGATCGTAAAACACTGAGTCGGGCTTGGAAACTCCTCGCCAATTCATCAACCGAGAAACTGCTGTTGAATCTGGAGCTGCGATCTCTTGATGCGGACTTCGTACCTGTCGGCGCATCAAGTACCAACCGCACACGGTTCCGATACGAAGAGCAGTACACCAATGAACAGTTCGACGACCTGT
This genomic interval from Candidatus Poribacteria bacterium contains the following:
- a CDS encoding 3-oxoacyl-ACP reductase FabG yields the protein MAFPGFDLNGKVMLVTGAGKGIGRGLALAAAQMGADVILNSRTLSDLEEVAEEIRAAGGKAEPVVFDASKMDEIERGAQEAIDVWGRVDVLVNNAGTNRPKPALEVTEDDWDTVYDLNLKGLFFLTQALVKPMIERESGKIINITSTMALVGGPLRTIYSGSKGGVVALTKGLAVEWAPHNVTVNTVAPAFTRTPLANELLKRKEFYEDVVRRIPMGRVGEVEEVVGAVLYLASDAANWVTGQTIAVDGGWVAW
- the folD gene encoding bifunctional methylenetetrahydrofolate dehydrogenase/methenyltetrahydrofolate cyclohydrolase FolD, with the translated sequence MGAKIIDGKQLARSVRREIRRQVKKLKFTPGLAVVQVGDDPASTVYVSNKEKDCQYVGFHSEVHRMPAETPQAAVIEQIHALNNREDIHGIIAQMPVPDSIDGDAIINAIIPEKDADGLTLMNLGNLLINREQTVPCTPAGIIRLIESTGVGIEGSRAVCVGRSSLVGKPVGLMLLNRNATVTYCHTRTRDLSSETQQADILIAAVGRPKLTTADMVKPGAVVIDVGITITEGGFVGDVDYEGVKEVAGFITPVPGGVGPMTRAMLLENTLELALAQKEK